From Triticum aestivum cultivar Chinese Spring chromosome 4A, IWGSC CS RefSeq v2.1, whole genome shotgun sequence, a single genomic window includes:
- the LOC123085549 gene encoding probable glucuronosyltransferase Os03g0287800, with product MGSAMDHVGAAGGRAKKASGGSQLWKKALLHSSLCFVMGFFTGFAPSSVSDWRSVAPAGVGSSHVVKTPQVIASGAAMDRSLLARDAAARIGGVPRPLLVVVTTTESTPTAAGERAAMLTRMAHTLRLVPPPLLWVVVEAAPDVPATAKLLRDTGILYRHLTYKENFTAAEVAAGKERHHQRNTALEHIERHRLAAIVHFAGLGDVYELRFFDQLRQISTFGAWPVARMSRNERKVVIQGPACSSSKVLGWFSRDLMSNGTAGTGGGTAATSPEIDVHGFAFNSSVLWDPERWGRYPTSEPDKSQDSMRFVQQVVSEDYSKVKGIPPDCLEIMVWGVDTTPPPAPSSSQQTPGNKRR from the exons ATGGGCTCCGCCATGGACCACGTCGGCGCGGCGGGCGGGAGGGCCAAGAAGGCGTCCGGCGGCTCGCAGCTGTGGAAGAAGGCGCTGCTGCATTCCAGCCTCTGCTTCGTCATGGGCTTCTTCACGGGCTTCGCCCCCTCCTCCGTCTCCGACTGGCGGTCCGTCGCGCCCGCCGGGGTGGGGAGCAGCCACGTGGTGAAGACGCCGCAAGTGATCGCGTCGGGCGCGGCCATGGACCGGAGCCTGCTGGCGCGGGACGCGGCCGCGAGAATCGGGGGCGTCCCGCGGCCTCTCCTGGTGGTCGTGACGACGACCGAGTCGACGCCTACGGCGGCCGGCGAGCGGGCGGCGATGCTGACCAGGATGGCGCACACCCTGCGGCtcgtgccgccgccgctgctgtggGTGGTGGTGGAGGCCGCCCCCGACGTGCCGGCGACGGCGAAGCTGCTGCGCGACACGGGGATCCTGTACCGCCACCTGACCTACAAGGAGAACTTCACGGCCGCCGAGGTCGCCGCGGGCAAGGAGCGCCACCACCAGCGCAACACCGCGCTGGAGCACATCGAGCGGCACCGCCTCGCCGCCATCGTCCACTTCGCCGGCCTCGGCGACGTCTACGAGCTGCGCTTTTTCGACCAGCTCCGGCAGATCAG TACATTCGGTGCGTGGCCGGTGGCGAGGATGTCGCGGAACGAGCGGAAGGTGGTCATCCAGGGCCCTGCGTGCAGCTCCTCCAAGGTCCTCGGCTGGTTCTCCAGGGACCTGATGAGCAACGGCACCGCCGGCAcgggcggcggcacggcggcgaCCTCGCCTGAGATTGACGTCCACGGCTTCGCCTTCAACAGCTCCGTGCTCTGGGACCCCGAGCGCTGGGGCCGCTACCCGACCTCCGAGCCCGACAAGTCCCAG GACTCGATGAGGTTTGTGCAGCAAGTGGTGTCGGAGGATTATAGCAAGGTGAAGGGCATTCCTCCAGATTGCCTGGAGATCATGGTGTGGGGCGTCgacacgacgccgccgccggccccgtCTTCCTCGCAACAAACTCCGGGGAATAAGAGGAGGTAG